The following DNA comes from Strix uralensis isolate ZFMK-TIS-50842 chromosome 28, bStrUra1, whole genome shotgun sequence.
ctgggcagaggaaggcaACTCCAACTTGTCCTTCCGTGTGGTGACAGCTGCTTTACTTCTCCTTCTCATCCTCTCCACGCTCCTGGGCAACACCCTGGTGTGTGTGGCTGTGGTCAAGTTCAGACACTTGCGCTCTAAGGTCACAAATTTCTTTGTTATCTCCTTGTCAGTGTCCGACCTCTTTGTGGCTGTACTGGTGATGCCCTGGAAGGCTGCCACGGAGGTGGTGGGTTTCTGGCCCTTTGGGGCTTTCTGTGATGTTTGGGTGGCTTTTGATATCATGTGCTCCACAGCCTCTATCCTCAACTTGTGCATCATCAGCGTGGACCGTTACTGGGCCATTTCCAGCCCCTTCCGCTATGAGAGGAAGATGACGCAGCACGTGGCTTTCATCATGATCGGAGTGGCTTGGCTACTGTCCCTCTTGATTTCCTTCATCCCTGTGCAGCTGAAGTGGCACAAGGATCGTGAGCTCCTTAGCCGACAGGAGCCAGGTTTTAACATCACCGGGGAGGAGGAGAACTGCGATTCCAGCCTCAACAGGACTTACGCCATCTCATCTTCTCTCATTAGCTTCTACATCCCTGTTGCCATCATGATTGTGACCTACACCCGCATCTTCCGCATTGCCCAGCGGCAGATCCGCAGGATCTCTTCCCTGGAGAGGGCAGTGGAACATGCCCAAAACTGCCACAGTGGCGACTGCCCTCACGAGGCCTCCCTGAAGAACTCCTTCAAGAAGGAGACCAAGGTCCTCAAGACCCTCTCCATCATCATGGGCGTCTTTGTCTTCTGCTGGCTGCCCTTCTTCGTGCTCAACTGCATGGTACCCTTCTGTAACCATGACCTGCACAAGCCAGGGGAGCTACCTTGTGTCAGCGAGACTGTCTTCAACACCTTCGTCTGGTTTGGGTGGGCCAACTCTTCCCTCAATCCCATCATCTATGCCTTCAATGCAGACTTCCGGAGAGCTTTTACCACCATCTTGGGCTGTGGCTGCCTTTGCCCCAGCAATGCAGTGGAGACAGTGAACTTCAGCAATGAGCTGGTCTCCTACCACCACGACACCACGTACCAGAAGGAAGTGGTGACCCTCAGCTACCCCCAGCTTCTCCCCCATGCTGCTCTGCAGATGGAAAACAACGAGGTGTCCTTTGACAAGGTTTCTCAGGTCTCCGAGCCCTCTCACAACACCTACCCTGCAGTGACACACGTGGAGTGTGAAACGGCTGTCTCGCTGGAGAAGATTACACCTTTCACCAGCAACGCGTTCAATTGAGACGGCGTTGGGAACAGGGTGGTGGGATGGTCTTGAGAGATGGAAGCAGGGACACTACTGCGCTTGCCTGTTTTCTGAGGAGGTTGAGGATAACATGGATATTGTACTCCGGGCAGGAGTTTGCGTTAATAAGTGTGGAATAGCCAGAGTGATTTTTCCAGATGGCTCAGGGGGTTCAGATACATGTTTTTGTAACTCAGTTTCAGATCCAGCCCAGGTGGGCAGTAGAGATCTGTGTCGCTGCTCTCTCTAGGTGACCCatggaaaaatgctttctgcagaagATGACAATGCAAGGCCTCGAAATCCACTTTCCTTGTGACTTCAGCTGAGAAAGCAAAGACTTGTGTGGTCTGCTGAGCCTCTCCTCCGTAGTCAGTGAAGTAGCAACGCAGCTGTGCTTGTGGGGAGAGAGGCTGGTTTTGCCACTGCCCGTGTCCCAGAGGCCGTCGGCCCAAGGTTGCCAAATGGGCACAAGCCAAATGCAACTGCTTCCTTGGTGAGAACTGCTGCTGGCAGAACTAGATAAGCCTGCCTTGGGCTTGGTGGGATGGTGCTGTGCTGCAGAACAGCCTGTAGCTGGGGAAACCCCTGTTTCTGGTGGGCTGTGCAGGAAGGAGGTGAGGGCCTTGCTAGGATAACTCTCCCCAGCTTGCCTCTGCCTGTCTCTGTTGCTCAGGCAAACTATCCCGCAGGTCTGGACAGGTATGCAGCCACCTCTCCTGGAGCCCTGAGGCTGTGCTGGGTTGCAGCTTGTCTGGAGCATGTTGCAGGGAAGGATTCGGGGTGCTAAAGGTCTCTGCTGGCCCCTGGAGCAAGAGCCAGGCTCTCTAAGCTGGGACTTGCACAGCTGAGCGCAGTCTAGGATGAACATAAACTGTGTTTTAACCCCAGGACGTGGGACCGTTTGCTTGGAGCCTTTGGGAATGAGGGTGTCTGAGCCCTTCAGACTCTGGGGGTAGAGGAGAAAATCAGATGTTAAAGCAAGAACTTTGCTGTTTTGGTTTCTGCGCCTCCGCCACATCTTCCATCAGTCAGGTCCTCCTCCTTTTCCTAGACTATTTCTTCCCCCCTTTACTTTGTTCTCCCTCTTaattcccttcctcccccatttCATTAAGGATCCTTCCACACTGCCTCCCTTGCTGTCTCATTTCAATAATAATGGCTTCTTAAGAAGCACTCCTTGCTCCCCTGTACTCTTTAATTAGCCTCTCCTGTGCGTATGGGAGCTTGTGTCTGGTTAGCTGGGGGTAGAAACAGCAAGTGAACAGCCCCCAGCatttcactgtgacatggttgACTTCAGAAGGGTGTTTTGATCGGTGCCTGGTTAAACACCGCAGCAGCAAGCGGCACAGCCACGTCGTCTTGAATCTGAGACATCTTTAGCTCCCTGGCACAGCAGAAaagcctctccccctccccagcgaacgctaacaaagagaaaaatcagaaagtgaTAATTATGGAGTAACGGTAATTATTAAATAGAGCCCAATTATAGTCAAGTTACAGCATAATCAGcgtgggaggggagcagagctcaCCGTATCTCCAAGGTCGATGCGTGGATTTTTCTAGGGAAGCGCTGATAAGACTCAACTTCGTGTAGAACCATCTCCCCGTGGCAGTGGTGGCTAGCTGTCAAAACCGAGACAGTCTCGGGGATTTTCAGCTCTGGGAGGACGATACAGCCTAACGTAGAGAAGGAGTTGTTGTGCTGAGAGGGGGACGATCACCTGGCGTGTTTTTAGGAGGCCCAACGCGACCGATCGCATTTGGACATTGCTGCAGGGTACGTGGTGATTTCCCATGCTGAAAGCAGGGTGTTGCAGCACGTGTAGCGTGGTTGTGCTTTACTTTGGGACTCCTGGCTTGGTGGTGAGATGGAGTCAGAAtacccagcttttttttttttgaagtgataCTGTTCTGGCCTCCCTGTTTTTGAAGACTTTACTCGTGGCAAAGTCCTGGGGCTTAATTCATGACTGTAAAGAGACTGGAGAAAAGCAAGTAGCTCGATGTTACCTGTGATGCAGGGTGaacctgcaaaggaaaaacaatggTGGGGGTGGTATgatccattttttttttgcccatttAACCTGTGTTGGGGGACACTCTGCAGTCCCCCAGGCGCTGGGGCTCTCCTACCAGAGGTGCAGTGCAGCAGCTCCCTCCAGCCAGGCATCTTCCCTGGGACTCCTCCGGCCACACGCATGGCTGGTACCTTCCTGGCATCAGGAGACGTGAGGTGGTGACAAGGAGCTAAACCAAAAACGTCCAGGTTATGGAAAAAGCCTCTGCACATCACAGACATTTCTGTGGTCAGCCTGGGAAATGGACAACAGCTCCAAACTGGTGTAACTCGGGCTTGCTTTGGCAAAAAtacaccttgattttttttttggcttcaggatgggtttccttttttcctgctgtgggTTTCCTGCACAGGTCTCCTCTGCAGTTCCACTGggaagcatcctcctcctcctcctcccatcctaAAGTCGTGCAGCGTACTGCTACATCCCTGCCTGTACTTCAGAGGTGGGTGAAATGAATTCCTACCTGGGGCTGATCCCGGAGCAGGGACCATGAGTCAGGGCTCGTGCGTGCTGTGGCTCTGTTCTGCCCTGTAATCCCAGGTAAACCAGTTCACTCTCTGGAGCTCTGGTTTTGCTGTGGGTGAACTGGGGGCACCAGCGCTGGCTCACCCTGCAGGCAGGTTGTGAagacaggtggggtttttttgggctGTCGGGGTGAGCGCAGCTGTCAGCACTCAGCAGTCTAGATGAGAATAAAATGAGTAAATAGAAGCACAAATCCCATTCGGTGTGAGCTGGATTGTGGGGTTAAGGAACAAACTGGCATCTTTAATGCTCTGAtgtccctctgctgctgtggaggTATCAGGGCCCCAATGTTATCTCATTAGGTGCCTGGTTACATGAAGAGAGAGATCATTACTAGGGAGAGGTGTCCAGGGCCCATCAGGCACTCCCTAAGCCTGGATACACAGGGACTAGGGGAAAAGGAGCATTAAAATCTCAATTTAAATGGAAGTTGGAGGCTGTTCATGAGAGAGAaggggcagcagctggcagcctgTCCTGAGAGCTCAGCCAAGGCTGGTGGGACCGTGCTGCGACGCGGAGCTGAGCTGTTGGGGCTGGCCAGGACTCGGAGGAAGCGTGTGTTTGGGGAAGGGGGACCTGAGGTGGCTGCCGCTGGCCCCTCTATGGACGGCTTGAAGCACCTCACCAGGTGCTGCTGTGCTTTGCCTGCTCCTGTACCCCTCTATGCCCAGCCCTGCGTGGATAAAAATCCCATATGAAGCCACAGTGTGCGTGGTCCCATCCTCCCGCCACACTCCTGGACTCTAAGCTCCTTCCAGCTCTGCAGggtgtttcctcttttcttttcttccccgTGTAGCTCCTGCCCCAGGGATGAACAGCGAGCACCCCAGAGATATTTAACACGGTTACCATGAGCCTAAACTGCTCCTGGAGAGTCTGCCGTGGAGAGACAAGCCTGTGGGTCAATCCTGCTCGCAGGTAAAGGCCAGCAGCGGTGTAAGGGGGGGCTCCGCTGCCCCCTGAGGCTGTGTGGGTGCCCGCTGCCAGCACCGCTGCGCTTTGGGGACACGGGACGGTGGCACCACGTGCCCTGACTCCGCTTTGCAGCACACGTAGCTCCCGTCCTGGAAGCCTGTGCCCTGGCCCTGTGTTCGGGGCGTTATCTCAGCCTGGCTCtagaggaaaaggagagcaggGATTTCGCATCTCAAACCTGGGCTGGAAATTGTGCCTCCCTGCTCGTACCCGTGTAGGTTAGAGAGGATGCTggaaggctggggaaggggcgAGGTCTCACTCTGTGCAATCACAAAATCGATGCACATTTTATGATGTTGGCCTGGGGCGAATGGGAAAGACTCCGGGAATTAACTGGGCCTGCGGGTGGTTGGTGCAGTCGCTGCAGACGGATGCAGAGTCGTGCCCATCGCTCCCTTCCCAGCCGGGCGGCAGGAGGAGCCTGTCTGGGGGCACAGGTGGGGCAGGGGATGGCTGCTGCCCcccagagtgatttttttttttttttttttttttttttcaggtttaggAGGAATGGATTTAGCAGAGAAAGGGGGAAAACGGCGCAGGGGAGGGGAGTGGGATGTGGCTGGTGTAGGTTGCTGTTTTGCCTGACTTTGCTCCCAAATTGGAAACATCAGCTGCTCTCATCATCAGGAGCCAGGGCTGGTCTCCAAAGAAAGCAGCTCCAGACAGGGGTCGAGACTGGATGAGGGTCTCCAGATGCTTGGAGGAGCCTGGCAGAAGCTCTTGTGAAATCACCAGCCTGGCTTTCTCAATCTATATGATAATTTTGAGCAATCAGTCAGCTGTGGGGGGAGAGGCAGCAGACATTCACCCTGCCGAGGAGGATTTTTGGGAGAGCAAAGCCAGAACTTCTCCCCACACCAGCGTGGGGATGGCTCTGACGTACCGGCCGTGCTGCCTCGGCCTTGTCCCCGTGTCTCTGAGCGCGTGAAGGAGCCCAGACACGGCTCTTTTCCACCCCTACAAGAGAAATAATGAGGGACACTCGCTACCTTTGAGCGTATCGCTAACGAACCGTGCGGTTCGTTTGCATCGAGCTCGCTCCCGTGTTGAGCAGTGACTTAGCTGGGAGCGGCTCAGGGCCCTGCGGTGCCACCTCCGCTGAGCAGCGATGGGGACCGAGCTGGGGGACGGATTGTACCCCGGGAAAGCAGCCAGGTGATGGGAGGCTGCCCTTGGTTTGGTTCTGAGCCATGTTGGAAATTCTGGAGGCCCTTACTCTTCCCAAAACTGTCACCGGGGGCAAACTGCCCCCCCCCGGATTTATGCGTTAACTCATGGAGGAATTGGAGGAGACTTTAGAAATGTTGAGTCTCACTGGTTTCACCTGGGCTCTCCTGAAACAGGCCCAAATCTCCAGTTAGTCACCCCAAACCTCAGGCTCTCGGTATCCGAACTGCTCTGTGCCATGGGCTccctaagaaagaaaaaatggtttaaaaacgGGGATTTTTGGCTGGAGGAACCTGTGCGCTGTCGGAAAAGCAGGAATTTCTTTCTGGGGAAACTGGGCCAAGGAAAAGGAGCAAGTGGCAGTTTAAAGCTTTTGGGGGTGGTATCTGCTCCCCCTGCGCATCAGCAAAaccgttttgttttttttttttttttccaagatttggCATTTTGGGGCTATGCGGTCCCCCCAGGAACCAGACCCGGGTGTCAGCCCGGGGGTCCCCGGAGTGCTGCCCCCCCCCGCTTCCCTGGACACGCGTGACCGCCCCCCCCCGTGGGGAAAAACCCGCTTTTCTCCCTatggggaggggggacggggggggggcgggtcccCACGCGTGTCCGCGCcccccgggcggggcggccggTGCCGGGGGGGAGGAGCCGGGTCCGGGCGCAGGCGCCGCACCGGGAAACGCCGCTCGGCCGGGCCTGGcggtgaggggaggggggggcgaaCCCGGCCGGGGGGCCCGGAGCAGCCCCCGGGGGGTGTGGTGGGGCTGCGGGGTGtcggggggtgcagggggaagggggtgagtaaagggggggtgggggtgaagggggatgggggggggaatAGGGTGTAAAAGGCAGCAcgtggtgctgggggggcaggggaagggagtgACGGTGCACGGAGCAGcgcaggggggtgcccgggggtgtCAGGGGGAAAGGGGGTGCAGAGGGGTGCGCCAGGAAGGGGGTAACGTGGTGTAAAAAGCAGgacggtgctggggggggggcgcagggaaAGGGGTAACGTGGCGCAAAAAGCAGGACGGTGCTGGGGTGCACGGGGAAAGGGGTAACGTGGTGTAAAAAAGGATTGTGGTGGGGTGCACAGGAAAGGGGGTAACGTGGTGTAAAGAGCAGGATGGTGTTGGGGTGCACAGGAAAGGGGTAACATGGTGTGAAAAGCAGGATGGTGGTGGGGGTGCTTGGGGTGCCCAGGACAGGGGTCGGGGGTGCACACAGAGGGGGGGTCGGCttggctggggggtggtgggCCCCCGAGGGGGCTGGCGGGCCCTCCAGGGGGGCTGGCAACCATCTCTCCATGTGCCCTGGCCCTCCGCAGGCCTCCAGCCCGCTGCCACCCTGGCGCTGCGCTGCATGGACGGCGTCTTCCTCTCGCCCAACGAGGATGAGTTCGTGGGCAGGATCGCGGAGGAGCTGGAGCACTTCATGCTGCAGGGGCAGCACCACAGGTGGGTGCTCTGccacagcacccctgggtgcaggGGCCGGCGGGGTCTTTACACAGGGTGACCCACTCCCCCCAGCCTGGCTCAGAGCATCCCCGGGGGTCGGTGTGGGGGCTCTGCCCGTCTCTGTCCCTGCTCCTTCCAGCGCAGTCGTTTGGGACACTGGTGGCTCTTCCACCATCTCGCTAGTCGGCCTGACGAGTTCTAATGAATAGTTTTGTAATCAAACTGTTTCCCCTCTCTGCTGAGGGCTTCCTGCGCGCCGGATCCTCCTCCCCGGCAGGGAACTCCGTCACCTTGGATCGCTGCGGCGTTTGTCTTTGGCCAGGCTGGATTTAACTGGACCCAGCTCCTGATCCAGTGACCTCTGAAACCCTTGAGATGGCCCAAAAGAGGGTGTCCGACGGGAGCAGGGGCGGGATTGCTTCGTTCAGCTTCCTG
Coding sequences within:
- the LOC141935835 gene encoding D(1) dopamine receptor-like, translating into MDGFYSSAEGDGQDVINDTSSRKSWAEEGNSNLSFRVVTAALLLLLILSTLLGNTLVCVAVVKFRHLRSKVTNFFVISLSVSDLFVAVLVMPWKAATEVVGFWPFGAFCDVWVAFDIMCSTASILNLCIISVDRYWAISSPFRYERKMTQHVAFIMIGVAWLLSLLISFIPVQLKWHKDRELLSRQEPGFNITGEEENCDSSLNRTYAISSSLISFYIPVAIMIVTYTRIFRIAQRQIRRISSLERAVEHAQNCHSGDCPHEASLKNSFKKETKVLKTLSIIMGVFVFCWLPFFVLNCMVPFCNHDLHKPGELPCVSETVFNTFVWFGWANSSLNPIIYAFNADFRRAFTTILGCGCLCPSNAVETVNFSNELVSYHHDTTYQKEVVTLSYPQLLPHAALQMENNEVSFDKVSQVSEPSHNTYPAVTHVECETAVSLEKITPFTSNAFN